A stretch of Treponema vincentii F0403 DNA encodes these proteins:
- a CDS encoding AMP-binding protein, producing the protein MQTINELGNYTFQAMLENSIKRFGERPALSFVSGEPISYNEADKQIKQLQQRLYRLGVNPGDKVAIYSHSVPHWGIAYFAIVTMGAIAVPLLPDFTDKEVKTCLEHSGTTIIIVSEKLMSRVPETVSVLIDIQDFSVKKGTEIRDGTPPPHTCKEEDTASVIYTSGTTGRSKGVELSHKNLVCNAIAGQSCQRINEYDRALSILPLSHVYEFTIGFLMFFLNGACVYYLEGIPSPRILLPALLKIRPTMMLSVPIVMEKIYRNKIHPAFTSSPFRAWLYRTKLGKKILNRLAGKQLKKTFGGHLKFFGLGGSKTDTTVEEFLKDAKFPYAIGYGLTETSPLIAGTTVRQSAPGWIGYPIPDVEVKIDNPDPKTGIGELLVKGPNVMKGYYRDPELTKNSFTEDGWFKTGDLFMMDEKGHLAIKGRSKNMILGASGENIYPEDIEFVLNQHPLVTESLVVEGEKSSLVAYVQLDEEKLAAAVQKEQSQNKEGTAIQNWQSAVAGAVSGLTDAMAYKRAEILNEIKFFVNSSVNKMSRIDKIESVEAFEKTASQKIKRYLYNFTNRGKKDIEASTGKST; encoded by the coding sequence ATGCAAACAATCAATGAACTGGGAAATTATACCTTTCAAGCGATGCTGGAAAATAGCATCAAGCGGTTTGGGGAACGCCCTGCGCTTTCATTTGTGTCGGGAGAGCCGATTTCATACAACGAGGCCGATAAGCAGATAAAACAGCTGCAGCAGCGTTTATACCGGCTCGGCGTCAATCCCGGCGATAAGGTAGCAATCTACAGCCACAGCGTTCCTCATTGGGGAATCGCCTATTTTGCAATCGTTACGATGGGCGCAATCGCCGTTCCGCTGCTGCCGGATTTTACCGACAAAGAAGTTAAAACCTGTCTGGAACATTCCGGAACGACGATAATTATTGTTTCGGAAAAACTGATGAGTCGAGTACCCGAAACCGTTTCGGTACTCATCGATATTCAAGACTTTTCGGTTAAAAAAGGTACGGAAATAAGAGACGGCACCCCGCCGCCTCATACCTGTAAAGAGGAGGATACCGCTTCCGTTATTTACACCTCCGGTACGACCGGGCGTTCCAAGGGGGTAGAGCTTTCGCATAAAAACCTTGTTTGCAATGCAATCGCAGGGCAATCCTGCCAGCGTATAAATGAATACGACAGGGCGCTTTCCATTCTGCCGCTTTCTCATGTATATGAATTTACGATCGGTTTTTTGATGTTCTTTTTAAACGGCGCCTGCGTGTACTATCTCGAAGGAATCCCTTCTCCGAGAATTCTGCTTCCGGCCTTGCTAAAGATACGTCCGACGATGATGCTGAGCGTTCCGATCGTTATGGAAAAAATTTACCGAAATAAGATACACCCCGCTTTTACTTCCTCACCCTTCCGCGCATGGCTGTATCGTACGAAACTCGGTAAGAAAATCCTAAACCGTCTTGCCGGAAAGCAGCTGAAAAAAACATTCGGCGGACACCTGAAGTTTTTCGGCTTGGGCGGCTCGAAAACCGATACAACTGTTGAAGAATTCCTGAAAGATGCGAAGTTTCCCTATGCCATCGGTTACGGTTTAACGGAAACGTCGCCGCTTATTGCCGGGACAACCGTTCGCCAAAGCGCTCCGGGCTGGATCGGTTACCCAATCCCTGATGTCGAGGTTAAAATCGATAACCCGGATCCCAAAACCGGTATCGGCGAACTGTTGGTCAAAGGGCCGAATGTGATGAAAGGCTATTACCGCGACCCTGAACTCACAAAGAATTCGTTTACCGAAGACGGCTGGTTTAAAACCGGCGACCTTTTTATGATGGACGAGAAAGGCCATCTCGCTATTAAAGGCCGCTCAAAAAACATGATCCTCGGAGCCAGCGGCGAAAATATCTACCCCGAAGATATTGAGTTTGTGCTGAATCAGCATCCGCTTGTAACGGAATCACTCGTTGTCGAAGGGGAGAAATCTTCACTTGTCGCCTACGTACAGCTTGATGAAGAAAAACTTGCTGCTGCCGTGCAAAAAGAGCAAAGTCAAAACAAAGAAGGCACTGCAATCCAAAATTGGCAATCTGCCGTAGCGGGTGCTGTTTCCGGCTTGACGGATGCGATGGCTTATAAACGAGCAGAAATCTTAAACGAGATTAAATTTTTCGTTAATTCCAGCGTAAATAAAATGTCGAGAATCGATAAGATCGAATCGGTAG
- a CDS encoding DNA topoisomerase IV subunit A, with protein sequence MDYVESLFNTNFLEYASYVIRDRAIPDVEDGLKPVQRRILHSLFEMDDGKFHKVANVVGYCMKYHPHGDASIGNALTVLANKSLFIDKQGNFGNLFTGDEASAPRYIECRITEFAKDILFNPHITRYVPSYDGRNKEPVVFRAKLPVVLLIGAEGIAVGMSTKILPHNIREIIEAEKACLSGKPFTLYPDFQTGGLIDVSEYQDGKGKVLVRAKLDTSDDKRIVIRELPFGSTTESLIASIESASKSGKVKISEINDYTAEQVEIELKLPRGVYASDVVDALYAFTDCEQSISCNLLVIQDNLPVQTTVTEVIKTHAKQLTALLKDELMYEQEMLTDRLHLRTLERIFIEERIYKKIETMKTAESVIKAVIKGFEPFKAELIRDITEEDVDRLLKIPIRRISLYDIQKNRAEVQEISARLKEIARLLKNLKKYALSVLDGILAKLPPEITARKTEITGFTKVDVKEAVNRDLSLRYDEATGYLGTAVTTGKEILKVSPYDRIFILRKSGVYTVMDVPDRLFVDTGMWYCGFAEKELLSQILFTVIYKDEKTQYPYIKRARVESYILNRDYLFVPDTATVLYASTAENFEFTVQYVPKPRTKKNEARFKTADYPEKGLKAQGVRLAEREAESAAPVAKRNSKK encoded by the coding sequence ATGGATTATGTAGAAAGTTTATTTAACACGAATTTTTTAGAGTATGCCAGTTATGTTATCCGTGACCGCGCAATTCCCGATGTAGAGGACGGCCTCAAGCCGGTACAGCGGCGTATTCTACATTCTCTTTTTGAGATGGATGACGGAAAGTTCCATAAGGTTGCCAATGTCGTCGGTTACTGTATGAAGTATCACCCGCACGGGGACGCTTCCATCGGGAACGCATTAACGGTACTAGCCAATAAAAGCCTCTTTATCGATAAGCAGGGCAACTTCGGTAACCTCTTTACGGGAGACGAAGCCTCCGCACCGCGGTATATCGAATGCCGTATCACCGAATTTGCAAAAGATATCCTTTTTAATCCGCACATTACGCGCTATGTTCCTTCTTATGACGGCAGGAATAAGGAACCGGTCGTATTCCGCGCCAAGCTGCCTGTTGTGCTGCTCATCGGAGCGGAGGGAATCGCTGTCGGTATGTCGACCAAGATACTTCCGCACAATATCCGCGAAATCATCGAGGCGGAAAAAGCCTGCCTTTCCGGCAAACCCTTTACGCTCTATCCCGACTTTCAAACCGGCGGGCTTATCGACGTGTCCGAGTATCAGGACGGAAAGGGCAAGGTGCTGGTGCGGGCAAAGCTGGATACATCCGACGATAAACGTATCGTTATCCGCGAACTTCCCTTCGGCAGCACTACCGAAAGTTTAATTGCTTCTATAGAATCGGCGTCGAAGTCGGGAAAGGTAAAGATTTCGGAAATTAACGACTATACAGCGGAACAGGTAGAAATAGAACTCAAGCTGCCGCGCGGCGTGTACGCATCGGATGTTGTCGATGCGCTCTATGCCTTTACCGACTGCGAGCAGTCTATCTCCTGTAATTTGCTGGTTATTCAAGACAATCTGCCGGTTCAAACGACTGTTACCGAAGTGATTAAAACCCACGCAAAACAGCTGACCGCTTTGCTGAAAGACGAACTCATGTATGAGCAGGAGATGCTTACCGACCGGCTGCACCTTAGAACGCTTGAGCGGATATTTATCGAAGAGCGGATTTATAAAAAGATTGAAACGATGAAAACCGCCGAGTCGGTTATTAAGGCGGTTATCAAGGGCTTTGAACCGTTCAAAGCGGAACTGATACGGGACATAACGGAAGAAGATGTAGACCGTCTCCTCAAAATTCCCATTCGGCGTATTTCGCTCTACGATATCCAAAAAAACCGTGCCGAAGTACAAGAAATTTCCGCCCGGCTTAAAGAAATTGCCCGCCTGTTAAAAAACCTAAAAAAATATGCGCTCAGCGTCCTTGACGGAATCCTCGCAAAGCTGCCGCCGGAAATTACGGCGCGCAAAACGGAGATTACCGGCTTTACCAAAGTAGACGTAAAAGAGGCGGTTAACCGCGATCTGTCGCTCCGCTATGATGAAGCGACCGGTTACCTCGGCACTGCCGTTACTACCGGAAAAGAAATACTCAAAGTTTCTCCGTATGACCGCATCTTTATCCTGCGTAAAAGCGGAGTGTATACCGTTATGGACGTACCCGACCGGCTCTTTGTCGATACCGGTATGTGGTACTGCGGCTTTGCCGAAAAAGAATTATTGTCACAAATTCTCTTTACGGTTATTTATAAGGATGAAAAAACACAGTATCCGTATATCAAGCGGGCGCGGGTTGAATCCTATATTCTGAACCGCGATTATCTGTTCGTGCCGGATACTGCAACAGTGCTTTACGCAAGCACTGCCGAAAATTTTGAATTTACGGTACAATATGTGCCCAAGCCTCGGACAAAGAAAAATGAGGCACGCTTTAAAACTGCAGATTATCCCGAAAAGGGATTAAAGGCGCAGGGGGTACGCCTCGCAGAACGGGAAGCGGAATCAGCCGCTCCGGTAGCGAAAAGAAATAGTAAAAAGTAA
- a CDS encoding LacI family DNA-binding transcriptional regulator, with protein sequence MATIKDIAEKAGVSAATVSRVLNYDETISVLDETRRRIFETAASLEYERNNKKRKKIKLKIGLVCSYSHEEELADPFYLAVRVAAEKKMEDEGFVRITIPVSSLTGSIPPVHGLICLGTFSRSTVEKITALKKPVVFADCNPDETRFDSVVIGMEKAVIGVLDYLRKNGHSKIAFVGGMEIDSDGKEVQDIRSDVYINYMKKYNIWRQEYLCKGDYSPKCGYAFMKKLLSQDNPPTAVFVVNDSIAVGAYKAAHELGWKIPDHISIVGFNDISSAKYMVPPLTTVGLHMRTMGRQAVGILSDRIRSDREVPVKVVIPCELIVRESVRNISR encoded by the coding sequence ATGGCAACAATAAAGGATATCGCCGAAAAAGCGGGAGTATCGGCTGCTACCGTTTCGCGCGTTTTAAATTACGATGAAACCATAAGCGTTCTTGATGAAACGCGCCGACGTATTTTTGAAACGGCAGCAAGCCTTGAATATGAACGGAATAACAAAAAAAGAAAAAAGATTAAATTAAAGATAGGACTCGTGTGTTCGTATTCGCATGAAGAAGAATTGGCCGATCCGTTCTATTTGGCAGTGCGCGTGGCTGCCGAAAAGAAAATGGAAGACGAGGGTTTCGTACGGATTACTATTCCGGTATCGTCACTCACCGGTTCCATACCGCCGGTACACGGTCTGATTTGTCTTGGAACTTTTAGCCGCTCCACCGTTGAAAAAATCACCGCATTAAAAAAACCGGTTGTCTTTGCGGATTGCAATCCCGATGAGACTCGTTTTGATTCCGTAGTCATCGGTATGGAAAAAGCCGTGATCGGCGTACTTGATTATCTGCGCAAAAACGGTCATTCAAAAATAGCCTTTGTAGGTGGCATGGAAATTGATTCCGATGGAAAAGAGGTGCAGGACATCCGCTCCGATGTATATATAAATTATATGAAAAAATATAATATCTGGCGGCAAGAATATTTATGTAAAGGTGATTATTCACCGAAATGCGGCTATGCCTTTATGAAAAAGCTTTTATCACAAGACAATCCTCCGACCGCCGTATTTGTTGTAAACGACTCCATTGCGGTAGGCGCATATAAAGCCGCCCATGAGCTGGGATGGAAGATTCCCGATCACATCAGTATCGTCGGGTTTAACGACATATCTTCAGCAAAATACATGGTTCCGCCGCTTACTACCGTCGGTTTGCATATGCGAACAATGGGGAGGCAAGCCGTCGGTATCTTATCCGACCGTATCCGTTCGGATAGAGAAGTGCCGGTAAAAGTTGTTATTCCGTGTGAATTAATCGTGCGGGAAAGTGTACGGAATATTTCACGGTAA
- a CDS encoding DMT family transporter: MNKELLGVVGLLSATILWGAGFLAVDLALTAFTPMQIMAVRFFLASIIMFFAARKSLQSVLKQEVIAGIIMGLCLFLAFTLQTIGLKFSTLSNNAFLTATNVVFVPFLVWGAYKKRPALREFAGMILAMAGAGFLTLTKDFTIGIGDTLSLAGAFFFACQVFFTGKYAPHYRTDILSFVQITTAFVLSCISLPFTGGMAGIVWGKNALLSILYLGIVSTAITYFLQTASQRYVKQVQAVIILSLEAVFATIFSVLLIHERLSFRVLCGAVLILSAVLISELKLKKTKIYDTVK; encoded by the coding sequence ATGAATAAAGAGCTTCTAGGCGTTGTTGGGTTATTATCAGCTACCATATTGTGGGGAGCAGGTTTCCTTGCTGTAGATCTTGCTTTAACCGCATTTACGCCGATGCAAATTATGGCGGTGCGTTTTTTCTTAGCTTCAATTATTATGTTTTTTGCTGCGCGTAAAAGTTTGCAGAGCGTTTTAAAACAAGAGGTGATAGCCGGTATTATTATGGGGCTATGCTTATTTCTTGCGTTCACGTTACAAACGATCGGTTTAAAGTTTTCCACACTGTCTAACAACGCATTTTTAACAGCGACTAATGTTGTCTTTGTTCCCTTCCTCGTGTGGGGTGCATATAAAAAGCGTCCTGCACTGCGTGAATTCGCCGGTATGATTTTAGCGATGGCTGGGGCGGGATTTTTAACATTGACAAAAGATTTTACTATCGGCATTGGAGATACGCTCTCGCTTGCAGGTGCATTCTTTTTTGCCTGTCAAGTTTTTTTTACCGGTAAATATGCTCCCCATTATCGAACTGATATCCTGAGCTTTGTCCAGATAACAACTGCCTTTGTCTTATCTTGTATTTCTTTGCCGTTTACCGGTGGAATGGCGGGAATAGTGTGGGGGAAAAATGCTTTATTATCGATTTTATATCTCGGTATTGTCAGCACGGCAATTACGTATTTTTTACAAACTGCATCGCAACGGTATGTAAAACAAGTACAAGCGGTTATTATTTTATCGTTGGAGGCGGTATTTGCGACTATTTTTTCCGTTTTATTGATACATGAAAGACTTTCGTTTCGGGTGCTGTGCGGAGCCGTATTGATTTTAAGTGCCGTATTAATATCGGAGCTGAAATTGAAAAAAACGAAGATATATGATACGGTAAAGTGA
- a CDS encoding ABC transporter substrate-binding protein: MKKSIISGLCIAATVMMLLPGCSEKNTADKDKPQTVTISVWSWDVALMQLQSAAEKFKLTHPNVEFEFEEMGTDQIYNKLSTSLATGNGIADVVSIEGDVFAGYVDKFPQGFLDLTDIVDERNFLPVKIGEVKFNGKIYAFPWDAGPMGLFYRKDYFEQAGVKASDIVTWADFINAGKKISAVCKTPSGKAVKMLPIRPTKPSLYAVLCAELGQSVFDAEGKPLLDTAQSLQAMHLFKEIYDSGIGQNYNGWDEYEGTVVNQTVATIPEAVWMIGTIKDKAPDTAGKWGVIDLPKISANGSSSCANGGSILAVHAKTASPDLVKEFVKFAMTDNALQAEGFEKYGLYPSFIPSYSESVFEQGDDFFGGDKIYKVFIENGKKIPAFPQNPNIAEANDMIGSAVSRILLKNEDIDTTMANLQRDLSTKFAK, translated from the coding sequence ATGAAAAAGAGTATTATAAGCGGCTTATGTATCGCCGCTACAGTCATGATGCTTTTACCCGGCTGCAGTGAAAAAAATACTGCAGATAAAGACAAACCTCAAACCGTGACTATCTCCGTTTGGTCATGGGATGTTGCCTTAATGCAGCTGCAGAGCGCAGCGGAAAAATTTAAGTTGACACATCCTAACGTAGAGTTTGAATTCGAAGAAATGGGAACGGATCAAATTTACAATAAGCTGTCTACTTCTCTTGCAACCGGAAACGGTATTGCCGATGTCGTTTCGATTGAAGGCGATGTATTTGCCGGTTATGTCGATAAATTTCCACAAGGATTCCTTGACCTGACGGATATTGTCGACGAGCGGAACTTCCTACCGGTAAAAATCGGCGAAGTAAAATTTAACGGAAAAATTTATGCGTTCCCGTGGGATGCGGGACCTATGGGATTATTTTATCGCAAGGATTATTTTGAACAGGCCGGTGTAAAGGCATCCGATATTGTTACATGGGCCGACTTTATTAATGCCGGAAAAAAAATAAGCGCCGTATGTAAAACACCTTCGGGGAAAGCGGTTAAGATGCTGCCTATACGGCCGACTAAACCGTCACTCTATGCCGTCCTCTGTGCGGAACTCGGCCAATCGGTATTTGATGCGGAAGGGAAACCTCTGCTTGATACAGCTCAATCGCTTCAAGCGATGCACCTTTTCAAAGAGATCTATGATTCCGGTATCGGTCAAAATTATAACGGTTGGGATGAATATGAAGGAACGGTAGTTAATCAAACAGTTGCAACAATTCCCGAAGCAGTATGGATGATCGGAACGATAAAAGATAAAGCCCCCGACACTGCCGGTAAGTGGGGTGTCATAGACTTACCTAAGATAAGCGCAAACGGTTCCTCAAGCTGTGCAAACGGCGGTTCCATACTTGCCGTTCATGCCAAAACCGCTTCTCCCGATCTGGTAAAAGAATTTGTAAAATTCGCTATGACCGATAACGCATTGCAGGCGGAAGGTTTTGAAAAATACGGTTTATATCCGTCGTTTATTCCCAGCTACAGCGAATCCGTATTCGAGCAGGGAGATGATTTTTTCGGCGGCGATAAAATCTATAAGGTATTTATAGAAAACGGAAAAAAGATTCCTGCTTTTCCGCAAAATCCGAATATTGCCGAAGCAAATGATATGATAGGTTCCGCCGTATCCCGTATTTTACTGAAAAATGAAGATATAGATACGACAATGGCTAATTTACAGCGAGATTTATCGACAAAATTTGCAAAGTAA
- a CDS encoding carbohydrate ABC transporter permease, with the protein MKNIKTGKFLCLIILIIAAFLALFPFYFMFVAGTNTNTDILAVPPRLIPGFELAHNFRLLNGKIGLLRSIWNTLAVSVIYTVISTILFSAAGYALALFSFKGRNIIFGFILASMMIPSLVMYVPLFEMMIKIHLTDTYAGVVLPLLANAFGIFLMRQNMLHFPAVLLEAARIDGVGELGIFVKIVLPNVRPALGALVIYMFTGMWNNFMWPLIILGSKRLYTLPVSLAMLDGNPTNKNYAVILLAAAIATLPVLLIFFIFQKQFIAGVMGGAVKE; encoded by the coding sequence ATGAAAAATATAAAAACAGGAAAGTTCCTGTGTTTAATCATTTTAATTATCGCCGCCTTTTTAGCCTTATTCCCTTTTTATTTTATGTTTGTTGCAGGTACAAATACTAATACCGATATTCTTGCCGTACCGCCACGCCTTATACCGGGATTTGAATTAGCACATAATTTCCGTTTGCTAAACGGGAAAATAGGATTATTGCGCAGTATATGGAATACATTAGCCGTTTCCGTTATATATACTGTCATAAGTACGATTTTATTTTCTGCAGCGGGTTATGCACTTGCGTTATTCTCATTTAAAGGGCGCAATATTATTTTCGGTTTTATTTTGGCTTCCATGATGATTCCCTCATTGGTTATGTATGTACCGCTTTTCGAAATGATGATTAAAATTCATTTAACGGATACTTATGCAGGTGTCGTTTTGCCGCTTTTGGCAAATGCATTCGGTATCTTTCTGATGCGTCAAAATATGCTGCATTTTCCGGCGGTTTTACTTGAAGCGGCACGGATAGACGGTGTCGGTGAGTTGGGAATTTTTGTTAAAATCGTATTGCCGAATGTCAGACCTGCTTTAGGTGCGCTTGTTATTTATATGTTTACCGGTATGTGGAACAATTTTATGTGGCCGCTTATTATTCTCGGAAGTAAACGTTTATATACCCTACCGGTTAGCCTTGCAATGCTTGACGGGAATCCTACAAATAAAAATTATGCAGTGATACTTTTGGCGGCTGCTATTGCAACACTCCCTGTGTTGTTGATATTTTTTATTTTTCAAAAACAATTTATTGCCGGTGTCATGGGCGGCGCTGTAAAAGAATAG